Below is a genomic region from Methanospirillum lacunae.
ATGAAAAAGGAAAATTTTTCCCATGGTACGGTAAGCACACAGGAGTAGGCCTCTTTCTCTCCAGAAAAATCCTGGCTATTACCGGCCTTTCAATCAGAGAAACCGGAAAGGAGAGAGAAGGTGCACGGTTTGAAATTGTCGTTCCCGAAGGAAAATATCGTTATATTTAGAT
It encodes:
- a CDS encoding ATP-binding protein — translated: MILVRTKTRLIISCIDDKVGIPPDEKGKFFPWYGKHTGVGLFLSRKILAITGLSIRETGKEREGARFEIVVPEGKYRYI